A stretch of Malus sylvestris chromosome 11, drMalSylv7.2, whole genome shotgun sequence DNA encodes these proteins:
- the LOC126588302 gene encoding COP9 signalosome complex subunit 2, whose translation MGSDADMEDYGFEYSDEEPEEQDVDIENQYYNSKGLVETDPEGALSGFDEVVRMEPEKAEWGFKALKQTVKLYYRLGRYKEMMDAYRVMLTYIKSAVTRNYSEKCINNIMDFVSGSASQNFGLLQEFYQTTLKALEEAKNERLWFKTNLKLCKIWFDMGEYGRMSKILKELHKSCQKEDGTDDQKKGSQLLEVYAIEIQMYTETKNNKKLKQLYQKALAIKSAIPHPRIMGIIRECGGKMHMAERQWADAATDFFEAFKNYDEAGNQRRIQCLKYLVLANMLMESEVNPFDGQEAKPYKNDPEILAMTNLIAAYQRNEILEFEKILKSNRRTIMDDPFIRNYIEDLLKNVRTQVLLKLIKPYTRIRIPFISKELNVPEKDVEQLLVSLILDNRIDGHIDQVNRLLERGDRSKGMKKYAAVDKWNTQLRSLYQTISNRVY comes from the exons ATGGGCTCCG ATGCTGATATGGAGGATTACGGATTCGAGTACTCGGATGAGGAACCTGAGGAACAGGACGTCGACATTGAGAACCAATATTACAACTCTAAAG gtttggTTGAGACAGATCCAGAAGGAGCACTTTCGGGATTCGATGAAGTTGTTCGCATGGAGCCTGAGAAGGCCGAGTG GGGATTTAAAGCCTTGAAGCAAACCGTGAAGCTCTATTATCGTCTGGGGAGGTATAAAGAAATGATGGATGCATACAGGGTGATGTTGACATACATCAAATCAGCAGTAACAAGGAATTATAGTGAAAAATGTATAAACAACATTATGGATTTTGTTTCTGGTTCAGCTAGTCAGAACTTTGGTCTCCTGCAAGAGTTCTATCAGACCACTCTaaaggcccttgaagaggcaaagAATGAG AGACTTTGGTttaagacaaatcttaagcttTGCAAAATTTGGTTTGATATGGGTGAATATGGGCGAATGAGTAAG ATTTTGAAGGAACTCCATAAATCCTGTCAAAAGGAAGATGGTACTGATGACCAAAAGAAAGGAAGTCAACTCCTAGAGGTTTACGCTATTGAGATTCAAATGTACACTGAGactaaaaataacaaaaagctTAAG CAATTATACCAAAAAGCTCTTGCAATCAAGTCAGCAATACCTCATCCTAGGATCATGGGAATAATTCGTGAGTGTGGGGGTAAGATGCATATGGCTGAGCGTCAGTGGGCAGATGCAGCCACAGATTTTTTTGAAGCCTTTAAGAACTACGATGAAGCTGGGAACCAGAGGCGTATACAATGCTTGAA GTACTTAGTTCTGGCTAATATGCTGATGGAGTCAGAAGTTAATCCATTTGATGGTCAAGAAGCAAAGCC GTATAAAAACGATCCTGAGATCTTGGCAATGACAAATCTGATTGCAGCGTATCAACGAAATGAGATACTGGAGTTTGAGAAAATTCTTAAG AGTAACAGGAGGACAATTATGGATGATCCATTCATTCGAAACTATATTGAAGATCTGTTGAAGAATGTTAGGACACAAGTGCTGCTCAAACTTATCAAGCCGTACACGAGAATTCGGATTCCCTTCATATCAAAG GAACTTAATGTTCCGGAGAAAGATGTGGAGCAACTTTTGGTTTCACTTATATTGGATAACCGAATTGATGGACATATTGATCAGGTGAACCGGCTCTTAGAGCGTGGTGACAG GTCAAAGGGAATGAAGAAGTATGCTGCCGTAGATAAATGGAACACTCAGCTAAGGTCTCTTTACCAAACTATCAGTAACCGAGTATATTGA